A single region of the Lycium barbarum isolate Lr01 chromosome 2, ASM1917538v2, whole genome shotgun sequence genome encodes:
- the LOC132628091 gene encoding lysine-specific histone demethylase 1 homolog 3 — protein MGEEENVKLGLERVPKKRIEMKFDSGDDEPIGSLLKLKSKKNSKKVKVELAGSMVVVHKDEDLVGMDDTLASFKKKLKGPKKDSGSVLTIGKSSSRSSSKLTVISPDGSAKAAGKIVERGQSDVECLSEGIIDKGFEKGMKRKGKRPKVASELKKSEISGDMSLRYDKESGKSSPDSMDGILEDSLSAFLKKTQSGFTKKSLSSLKRGKGSEVLCDVLNSTATETFPSISPSTCRKLVEEIPESNEKELIPLHSDSRRELSSSALLKSSVDIDDASSIEGSQLNVPACFNKVAGVLHGEVNCHIKLNEEETARGDNIAENCKDLHDEDVLKNFSICSEQSAPKDGFSDHSMATGRDISSAATITPENIEKLEFGHPVSEAKFSADMDVNELDDKSQGSIGHVFSQTLMSSASLLEGSPAAKEKTGVQGSGYTQVHLTPDFVAAEKCSSDFNDQQRMSGDSVDEQACAPVSLSKEDGQLFEGGLSPVSIGRNQQVKVANQMKPEDQIMENDDDLYDSSRQMIIDNSVSSLRKCSKLADEKCEGAHHQSRDFVSGDDEADASSSPSVAPEYDHYDESVAEETESKLAAEGKEQRLFSGQRAPRKAKKRRHGDMAYEGDVDWDILVRGQGYLLGHQVGDGRHSSKTREKLESALIVMDIENGGVAAVSVGLKAREVGPVERIKFKEVLKRRGGLLEYLECRNRILSLWNKDISRVLPLSECGVYETPLADESPRASLIRQIYSFLDQCGYINFGIASEKDKAENGVEHNLKILKEEKIVEKSGAPVADTDDGVSFILGRSKSSEIIMPDKNDVLSDEGEKAEKCGTDCQLIDRPATELSTLAEPEECPVDDCRENGYLDIQSPRQPFDLGLVAQVPSSEVKDSELQNIVEPDLLPPINTEIDGRTADKHLVISEDSCGFPPDSLGSQRLNTCCDVKGKKEIIVVGAGPAGLTAARHLKRQGFHVTVLEARSRIGGRVFTDHSSLSVPVDLGASIITGIEADVATERRPDPSSLICAQLGLELTVLNSDCPLYDVATGQKVPADLDETLEAEFNSLLDDMVLLVAQKGEHAMRMSLEDGLEYALKKRRKGRLARNHMGNEPQKSSVTAVEFMTLPDGVVPQNHNSKVEILSPPERRVMDWHFANLEYGCAALLKEVSLPYWNQDDAYGGFGGAHCMIKGGYSSVVESLGEELCVHLNHIVTDISYCKEDVPTKNDLFNKVKVSTSNGREFSGDAVLITVPLGCLKAEAIKFSPPLPYWKDLSIQRLGFGVLNKVVLEFPEVFWDDSIDYFGATAEETDQRGRCFMFWNVKKTVGAPVLIALVVGKAAIDGQEMNSSDHVKHSLLVLRKLYGENRVPDPVASVVTDWGKDPYSYGAYSYVAVGSSGEDYDILGRPVENCLFFAGEATCKEHPDTVGGAMMSGLREAVRIIDILTTGTDYTAEVEAMEDAKRHSDVERSEIRDIMKRLEAVELSSVLCKNSLDGVKILTRESLLRDMFCNANTTAGRLHLAKELLKLPVEVLRSFAGTKEGLSTLNLWMLDSLGKDGTQLLRHCVRLLVLVSTDLLAVRLSGIGKTVKEKVCVHTSRDIRAVASQLVNVWVELFRKEKASNGGLKLLRQSTATDTSKSKHTAASGKPPIRNPPSAVDSKRGSKVSSSAGNHLAFSVNNKKLNVKPAALETIPDVEPSTSQASVGRQNDTTEERQNFPMSEEEKAAFAAAEAARVAALAAAEAYASSGAKCNMPLQLPKIPSFHKFARREQYATMDESDIRRNWPGGAVGRQDCLSEIDSRNCRVRDWSVDFSAAGVNLDSSRMSVDNRSQRSLSNDNACQFNFREHSGESAPVDSNIFTKAWVDSSSSVGLKDYNAIEMWQCQAAAANSDFYDPVMHVTDEEDSNVSSSLLMRKHDVLVCESSASQITVNKEMLDSQPRGAERIKQAVVDYVASLLMPLYKARKLDKDGYKSIMKKTATKVMEHATDAEKAMLVYEFLDFKRKNKIRDFVDTLIERHIQMKPGAKS, from the exons ATGGGGGAGGAAGAGAATGTTAAATTGGGTTTAGAGAGAGTACCTAAGAAGCGTATCGAGATGAAGTTTGATTcgggtgatgatgagcctatcgGGTCTTTATTGAAGCTAAAAAGCAAAAAGAACTCGAAAAAAGTTAAGGTGGAATTAGCTGGTAGTATGGTTGTGGTTCATAAGGATGAAGATTTGGTTGGCATGGATGATACCTTAGCTAGTTTTAAGAAGAAGTTGAAGGGTCCTAAAAAGGATAGTGGATCTGTGTTGACTATTGGGAAAAGTTCGAGCAGGAGTTCTAGTAAGTTAACAGTTATATCTCCAGATGGGTCAGCAAAGGCAGCGGGAAAGATTGTTGAAAGGGGTCAGTCGGATGTTGAATGTCTGTCTGAAGGGATAATTGACAAAGGTTTTGAGAAAGggatgaagagaaaaggtaagagaCCAAAGGTTGCTTCGGAGCTGAAGAAATCGGAGATATCTGGGGATATGTCCTTGCGATATGATAAAGAGAGTGGAAAAAGCTCGCCTGATAGCATGGATGGTATTCTAGAAGATTCATTATCAGCTTTTCTGAAGAAAACGCAATCTGGTTTTACTAAGAAATCCCTCAGTTCTTTGAAAAGAGGGAAGGGAAGTGAAGTTTTATGTGATGTTTTGAACTCTACTGCAACAGAAACCTTTCCTTCCATATCCCCAAGTACGTGCCGGAAATTGGTTGAGGAAATTCCAGAATCCAATGAGAAGGAACTCATTCCGTTACACTCTGATTCAAGGCGAGAGCTTTCTTCGTCTGCATTGCTGAAATCAAGCGTTGACATAGATGATGCATCTTCCATAGAAGGATCTCAGTTAAATGTACCGGCATGTTTCAATAAGGTCGCAGGTGTCCTACATGGTGAGGTCAATTGTCACATTAAACTTAATGAGGAGGAAACTGCCAGAGGAGATAATATTGCGGAAAATTGTAAGGATCTTCATGATGAGGATGTCTTGAAGAACTTTTCTATTTGTTCTGAACAGTCTGCTCCCAAGGATGGTTTTAGTGATCATTCAATGGCAACAGGTCGTGATATTTCGTCTGCAGCTACCATTACTCCTGAGAATATTGAGAAGCTTGAGTTTGGGCATCCTGTGTCAGAAGCCAAGTTCAGTGCTGATATGGATGTGAACGAACTTGATGATAAATCACAAGGAAGCATCGGACATGTGTTTAGTCAAACTCTGATGTCATCCGCCTCCCTGTTGGAAGGCTCACCTGCAGCCAAGGAGAAGACGGGCGTGCAAGGTTCTGGGTATACTCAAGTTCATTTGACTCCTGATTTTGTTGCAGCAGAGAAGTGTTCAAGTGACTTTAATGATCAGCAGCGAATGTCTGGCGATTCTGTAGATGAGCAAGCTTGTGCTCCAGTTTCTTTGTCAAAGGAGGATGGTCAATTGTTTGAGGGTGGGCTATCTCCAGTGTCTATAGGAAGGAATCAGCAAGTTAAAGTTGCCAACCAGATGAAGCCCGAGGACCAAATCATGGAGAATGATGATGACTTATATGATTCTTCTAGACAAATGATTATTGATAATTCTGTTAGCTCATTGCGCAAATGCAGTAAACTGGCTGATGAGAAATGCGAAGGTGCACATCATCAAAGTCGTGACTTTGTTTCTGGCGATGATGAAGCTGATGCCTCATCTTCTCCCTCAGTTGCACCAGAATATGATCATTATGATGAAAGCGTTGCTGAAGAGACTGAGTCTAAGCTGGCCGCTGAAGGAAAAGAGCAGAGACTCTTTTCCGGTCAACGTGCTCCGCGTAAGGCCAAAAAGCGTAGGCATGGGGACATGGCCTACGAGGGGGACGTGGATTGGGACATTCTGGTGCGTGGACAAGGTTATCTTCTCGGTCATCAGGTTGGAGATGGTAGACATTCCTCCAAAACAAGAGAGAAGCTTGAGTCGGCGTTGATAGTTATGGACATTGAAAATGGTGGGGTAGCAGCAGTATCTGTTGGACTGAAAGCTCGTGAAGTTGGCCCGGTAGAAAGAATCAAGTTTAAGGAGGTCCTGAAGCGCAGAGGTGGACTCCTGGAGTATCTGGAATGCAG GAATCGAATTTTGAGCCTTTGGAATAAAGACATCAGTCGCGTCTTGCCTCTTTCAGAATGTGGAGTGTATGAAACCCCTTTAGCCGATGAGTCACCTCGGGCTTCTTTAATTAGGCAAATCTATTCATTTCTTGATCAATGT GGCTATATAAACTTTGGAATTGCTTCAGAAAAGGATAAAGCTGAAAATGGTGTCGAGCACAACTTGAAaattttgaaggaagaaaaaattGTAGAGAAATCTGGAGCTCCTGTTGCTGACACAGACGATGGAGTTTCTTTTATTCTTGGGAGGTCAAAGAGTTCTGAGATTATCATGCCGGATAAGAATGATGTCTTATCTGATGAAGGGGAAAAGGCAGAAAAATGTGGAACTGATTGCCAGCTCATTGATAGGCCGGCCACAGAGTTATCTACTCTAGCAGAGCCTGAAGAATGTCCTGTTGATGATTGCCGTGAAAATGGTTATCTTGATATTCAGTCACCGCGTCAACCGTTTGATTTAGGTTTAGTTGCTCAAGTGCCTTCAAGTGAAGTTAAGGATAGTGAATTACAGAATATTGTTGAACCAGATCTTTTGCCTCCCATCAATACAGAGATTGACGGTAGAACAGCCGATAAACATCTTGTGATTTCAGAAGATTCTTGTGGGTTCCCTCCTGACTCATTAGGGAGTCAGAGACTAAACACTTGCTGTGATGTAaaagggaaaaaagaaataatTGTTGTTGGTGCTGGTCCTGCTGGCCTAACTGCAGCACGACACCTGAAGCGCCAAGGTTTCCATGTTACCGTGCTTGAGGCCAGAAGTAGAATAGGTGGTCGCGTTTTTACAGATCACTCGTCTCTCTCTGTCCCAGTGGACCTTGGTGCTAGCATTATTACTGGTATTGAAGCAGATGTGGCAACTGAAAGAAGACCAGATCCTTCTTCATTGATTTGTGCGCAGTTGGGTCTTGAATTGACTGTATTGAACAGTGATTGTCCCCTGTACGATGTAGCTACTGGCCAGAAAGTACCAGCAGATCTGGATGAAACATTGGAAGCAGAATTCAATAGCTTATTGGATGACATGGTACTGTTGGTTGCTCAAAAAGGGGAGCATGCGATGCGGATGTCCCTGGAGGATGGTTTAGAATATGCCCTTAAGAAACGTCGCAAGGGCCGTCTTGCGAGAAATCATATGGGTAATGAACCACAAAAATCATCAGTGACAGCAGTGGAATTCATGACACTTCCTGATGGTGTAGTTCCTCAAAATCATAATTCTAAGGTAGAGATCTTGAGCCCCCCTGAGAGGAGGGTAATGGATTGGCATTTTGCGAACTTGGAGTATGGTTGTGCTGCATTGCTTAAAGAAGTCTCTCTTCCTTATTGGAATCAGGATGATGCATATGGAGGTTTTGGTGGAGCTCATTGTATGATTAAAGGTGGCTACAGCTCTGTTGTTGAATCACTGGGTGAGGAACTTTGCGTTCACTTGAACCATATTGTTACTGACATTTCATATTGCAAAGAAGACGTTCCGACAAAAAATGATTTGTTTAACAAGGTAAAAGTTTCCACATCAAATGGACGAGAGTTTTCTGGAGATGCAGTCCTTATTACAGTTCCATTAGGGTGTCTGAAGGCGGAAGCCATTAAATTTTCACCACCGTTACCCTACTGGAAAGATTTATCTATCCAACGTCTTGGTTTTGGTGTTCTTAATAAAGTTGTCTTGGAGTTTCCTGAAGTATTTTGGGATGATTCTATTGATTATTTTGGTGCGACTGCAGAAGAAACAGACCAGAGGGGAAGATGCTTTATGTTCTGGAATGTCAAGAAAACTGTTGGGGCACCTGTTCTTATAGCGTTAGTTGTTGGAAAAGCTGCTATAGATGGCCAGGAAATGAACTCCTCTGACCACGTAAAGCATTCGTTACTGGTTCTGCGCAAGCTTTATGGTGAGAACAGGGTACCTGATCCAGTTGCTTCCGTGGTCACCGACTGGGGAAAAGATCCTTATAGCTATGGAGCTTACTCTTATGTGGCTGTAGGGTCATCCGGAGAAGATTATGACATATTGGGCAGGCCTGTGGAGAACTGTTTATTTTTTGCGGGTGAAGCTACCTGCAAGGAGCACCCTGACACAGTTGGTGGTGCGATGATGAGTGGGTTACGAGAAGCTGTTCGCATAATTGATATATTGACTACAGGTACTGATTACACTGCAGAAGTAGAGGCGATGGAGGATGCAAAGAGGCATTCGGATGTTGAAAGGAGTGAAATAAGGGACATAATGAAGAGACTTGAAGCAGTAGAGCTCTCAAGTGTATTGTGCAAGAACTCTCTGGATGGGGTGAAGATCTTGACCCGGGAGAGTTTGTTAAGGGACATGTTCTGCAATGCCAATACAACAGCAGGAAGATTGCATCTCGCAAAAGAACTGTTGAAACTTCCGGTCGAGGTTTTGAGATCTTTTGCTGGAACTAAAGAGGGGCTTAGCACGCTTAATTTGTGGATGCTG GACTCCTTGGGCAAGGATGGGACCCAACTCTTGCGTCATTGTGTTCGTCTCTTAGTACTTGTTTCAACTGATCTGCTTGCAGTCCGACTGTCAG GCATCGGGAAAACTGTTAAAGAGAAAGTATGTGTGCATACTAGCCGTGACATACGTGCCGTAGCAAGTCAGCTTGTCAATGTGTGGGTAGAACTTTTTCGAAAGGAGAAGGCTTCTAATGGTGGTCTGAAATTACTAAGACAATCCACTGCCACTGATACTTCGAAGAGCAAACACACTGCAGCATCTGGAAAACCGCCGATTCGCAATCCTCCTTCAGCAGTAGACAGTAAACGGGGTTCTAAAGTTTCCTCATCGGCTGGAAATCACTTAGCTTTTAGTGTCAACAACAAGAAGCTGAATGTCAAGCCAGCCGCGTTAGAAACTATTCCAGATGTTGAACCATCAACTTCTCAAGCTTCAGTAGGAAGGCAAAATGATACCACTGAGGAAAGGCAAAATTTCCCCATGTCTGAGGAAGAAAAGGCTGCATTTGCTGCTGCAGAAGCAGCTCGTGTTGCTGCTCTAGCAGCTGCTGAG GCTTATGCTTCATCTGGTGCTAAGTGTAACATGCCACTGCAGCTTCCTAAGATACCCTCATTTCACAAATTTGCTAGACGGGAACAATATGCAACTATGGATGAGTCTGACATTAGAAGGAATTGGCCTGGTGGTGCAGTAGGAAGGCAAGATTGCTTATCTGAAATAGATTCTCGCAACTGCCGCGTGAGGGATTGGTCTGTTGATTTTTCTGCTGCTGGTGTGAACCTTGACAGTTCAAGAATGTCTGTTGATAATCGGTCGCAGCGTAGCCTCTCAAATGACAATGCATGTCAGTTTAACTTTAGGGAGCACTCTGGAGAAAGTGCACCTGTAGATAGTAATATATTCACCAAAGCGTGGGTTGATAGTTCAAGTAGTGTAGGGTTAAAGGATTACAATGCCATTGAAATGTGGCAATGTCAAGCAGCTGCTGCTAATTCAGATTTCTATGATCCAGTGATGCATGTCACTGATGAAGAGGATTCAAACGTGAGTTCCAGCCTGCTTATGAGAAAGCATGATGTGTTAGTGTGTGAGAGCTCTGCCTCACAAATTACCGTAAATAAAGAGATGTTAGATAGTCAACCAAGAGGAGCAGAAAGAATTAAGCAGGCTGTTGTAGATTATGTTGCATCTCTGCTGATGCCTCTTTATAAAGCAAGGAAACTCGACAAGGATGGGTATAAATCCATAATGAAGAAAACTGCTACAAAG GTAATGGAACATGCCACGGATGCTGAAAAGGCTATGCTTGTGTACGAATTTCTTGATTTCAAACGTAAAAACAAG ATTAGAGATTTCGTGGACACGTTGATTGAAAGGCATATTCAGATGAAGCCAGGTGCAAAATCATAA